From a region of the Odoribacter splanchnicus DSM 20712 genome:
- a CDS encoding SulP family inorganic anion transporter — protein MKRIDFQPVLFDTLKNYSKEKFFTDLMAGIIVGIVALPLAIAFGIASGVSPEQGLITAIIAGFIVSFLGGSNVQIGGPTGAFIVIVYGIIQQFGIEGLAIATVMAGIMLVLMGVFKLGTIIRFIPYPIVVGFTSGIALTIFTTQIKDLFGLTMDKVPADFISKWIAYFHSFDTTNWIALGVGIGSILLIIVTPRFSKKIPGSLIAIIVMTVISYLLRHHLNITGLETIGDRFEINASLPTPNGLAFNIETINQLLPAAFTIAILGAIESLLSATVADGVTGHKHNSNTELIAQGAANIVVPFFGGIPATGAIARTMTNINNGGKTPVAGLIHAVVLLLILLFLGPLTKHIPMACLAGVLVIVSYNMSEWRTFKSLMKNSRSDVAVLLTTFLLTVIFDLTIAIEIGLLLALVLFMKRMSEVTHITVAKDQLDLSNEGEIYHEEEKLIVPQGVEVYEIDGPFFFGVANKFDECMKTIGDKPRIRIIRMRKVPFMDTTGLHNLESLYRLSTKEKIQVILSGVNEQVRATLVKSSFARTIGEENICSNIHEALKRAEVCLKS, from the coding sequence ATGAAACGGATTGATTTTCAACCGGTATTATTCGATACCCTAAAAAATTATTCGAAAGAAAAATTCTTTACCGACCTGATGGCCGGAATTATTGTCGGAATCGTTGCTCTTCCATTAGCCATCGCTTTCGGTATTGCTTCGGGGGTAAGTCCCGAACAAGGTCTGATCACAGCCATAATCGCAGGATTTATCGTTTCCTTCCTGGGAGGGAGTAACGTACAGATCGGAGGACCGACTGGGGCCTTTATCGTTATCGTTTATGGTATTATTCAACAATTCGGTATCGAGGGTCTGGCGATCGCTACCGTTATGGCCGGAATCATGTTGGTCTTGATGGGAGTATTTAAACTAGGCACAATCATCCGCTTTATCCCTTATCCGATCGTCGTCGGATTTACCAGTGGTATTGCACTTACCATTTTCACGACTCAGATCAAAGATCTGTTCGGATTAACCATGGACAAAGTGCCCGCCGATTTTATCTCCAAATGGATTGCTTATTTCCACAGTTTCGACACAACGAACTGGATTGCACTAGGGGTAGGAATCGGAAGTATCCTGCTCATTATCGTCACTCCCCGGTTTTCTAAAAAAATACCGGGTTCGTTGATCGCCATCATTGTCATGACCGTTATCAGTTATCTGTTACGCCATCACCTGAATATCACCGGCCTGGAAACCATCGGCGACCGTTTTGAGATCAATGCCAGCCTGCCGACTCCCAACGGCTTAGCGTTTAATATCGAAACCATCAATCAGCTTCTGCCGGCAGCTTTCACCATCGCCATTCTGGGAGCCATCGAGTCTTTATTATCGGCCACCGTAGCAGATGGAGTCACCGGACATAAACACAATTCCAATACAGAGTTAATAGCCCAGGGAGCAGCCAATATCGTAGTTCCTTTCTTCGGAGGGATTCCAGCCACCGGAGCAATTGCCCGGACCATGACCAATATCAATAACGGCGGCAAAACTCCTGTAGCCGGTTTGATCCATGCCGTTGTATTATTATTGATACTCTTGTTCCTCGGCCCCTTGACCAAACATATTCCGATGGCTTGCCTGGCCGGCGTTTTGGTTATCGTTTCTTACAACATGAGCGAATGGCGTACATTCAAATCATTGATGAAAAACTCCAGATCGGATGTCGCTGTATTATTGACTACTTTCTTATTGACCGTCATTTTCGATCTGACCATCGCCATAGAAATCGGTCTGTTACTGGCCCTGGTACTCTTTATGAAACGAATGAGCGAAGTAACGCATATCACGGTTGCCAAAGATCAGCTCGATCTGTCGAACGAGGGCGAAATCTACCATGAAGAAGAAAAACTGATCGTACCGCAAGGAGTCGAAGTATATGAAATCGACGGCCCGTTCTTTTTCGGTGTCGCCAATAAATTCGACGAATGTATGAAAACCATCGGCGACAAACCCCGCATTCGTATCATCCGGATGCGCAAAGTACCGTTTATGGATACGACAGGGCTGCACAACCTGGAAAGCCTTTACCGTTTATCTACGAAAGAAAAAATACAGGTCATCCTCTCCGGAGTAAACGAACAGGTTCGTGCAACTTTGGTCAAATCTTCCTTTGCCCGAACCATCGGCGAAGAAAATATTTGCAGTAACATTCACGAAGCATTGAAACGGGCGGAAGTATGTCTGAAAAGTTAA
- a CDS encoding BACON domain-containing protein codes for MKHYLSLFTLCLSIIFLSCNDDNSSDSISISKDQLNQSAYANASERGITFTAQEAWKTEINYNSATKATDTSNWITLDPPSGEAGTVTVKILLSPNYTGTGRKATIRIICGGSSITVTIEQKGQTEEGNTPIDPERPDQYKKLVSKIEITNTHYGSSGNLTHKSERLFTYDELNRISTYEEYDYTDNKRMLDWSDSYSYSGNTITCLEKVEDQNQIFEYKTIYKLDEEQNVKTWTCEYNEIGKPEIDQGELSYENGYFSSSRTEVSNSGPTTDQAIWVDGNLVKAGETDEPRATTNIEYSHIPNNSNVDFNYLLSQTEWLDCLAFEESGIKAFGCFGKRSAYLMSKEKDGYNNDEHVFEYRTDNEGNIREITVTTYDGQHQVSSKRIHTISYIDAN; via the coding sequence TGAGTATTATTTTCCTATCCTGCAACGATGATAATTCTTCGGACAGCATCAGCATTTCAAAAGATCAGCTGAACCAAAGTGCCTATGCAAACGCCTCGGAAAGAGGCATTACTTTCACTGCACAAGAAGCCTGGAAGACTGAAATAAATTACAATTCGGCTACGAAGGCTACAGATACTTCGAACTGGATCACCCTCGACCCACCCAGTGGTGAAGCCGGAACAGTAACCGTAAAGATTCTCTTATCTCCCAATTATACAGGAACCGGCCGTAAGGCTACGATCCGGATTATCTGTGGTGGTAGTAGTATTACGGTAACGATCGAACAAAAAGGTCAAACCGAAGAAGGAAATACGCCTATCGATCCGGAACGCCCTGATCAGTACAAGAAGTTGGTCAGTAAAATAGAGATAACCAACACACATTACGGTTCTTCCGGTAATCTGACCCATAAATCGGAACGCCTTTTCACTTACGATGAACTCAACCGGATTTCCACCTATGAGGAATACGATTATACGGACAATAAACGTATGCTGGACTGGAGTGATTCCTACAGTTATTCCGGCAATACGATCACTTGTCTGGAAAAAGTCGAAGATCAGAATCAGATATTCGAATATAAAACCATATATAAACTGGACGAAGAACAAAACGTAAAAACATGGACCTGTGAATATAACGAAATCGGAAAACCGGAAATCGATCAGGGTGAACTGTCTTATGAAAACGGATACTTTTCAAGCTCAAGAACTGAAGTCAGCAATTCCGGACCAACGACAGACCAGGCTATTTGGGTAGACGGTAATCTGGTAAAAGCAGGAGAAACCGATGAGCCACGTGCCACAACGAACATAGAATACAGCCATATCCCCAATAATAGTAACGTCGATTTCAATTACCTGTTATCCCAGACCGAATGGTTGGATTGCCTGGCATTCGAGGAATCAGGCATAAAAGCCTTCGGCTGTTTCGGAAAACGGAGTGCTTACCTGATGAGCAAAGAAAAAGACGGGTACAACAATGACGAACATGTCTTCGAATACCGGACAGACAACGAAGGCAATATCCGGGAAATCACCGTTACAACTTACGATGGCCAACACCAGGTAAGCAGTAAACGTATTCACACCATCAGCTACATCGACGCAAACTGA